The following proteins are encoded in a genomic region of Streptomyces sp. NBC_01723:
- a CDS encoding DUF1707 SHOCT-like domain-containing protein, protein MDLQKHAQPAPRTSELRASDADRDRVADMLRDALAEGRLTADEHAERVEGVLAAKTVGELDVFVRDLPAAHHGGPSAAPAPNRPTAGAIPPDPDENVVAVFSSAVRKGRWRASRRIHAYAVFGSVEIDLSEAVFEYQQVVIKAFSVFGSVEVRVPENVSLRGTGGGVLGNFEVHTLDSDEPDAPVVYVDGWAVLGHVEARPKRGKVVADLLDRVHRRVEKGLRKHL, encoded by the coding sequence GTGGACCTTCAGAAGCACGCCCAGCCCGCACCGCGCACCTCCGAGCTGCGCGCCTCGGACGCCGACCGCGACCGCGTCGCCGACATGCTCCGCGACGCCCTCGCGGAGGGACGGCTCACCGCCGACGAGCACGCCGAGCGGGTCGAGGGCGTGCTGGCCGCCAAGACCGTCGGCGAGCTGGACGTCTTCGTGCGCGACCTGCCCGCCGCGCACCACGGCGGGCCGTCCGCCGCTCCGGCCCCCAACCGGCCCACGGCCGGCGCCATCCCCCCGGACCCCGACGAGAACGTGGTGGCGGTGTTCAGCAGCGCCGTCCGCAAGGGCCGCTGGCGGGCGAGCCGCCGCATCCACGCGTACGCGGTCTTCGGCAGCGTCGAGATAGACCTGAGCGAGGCCGTCTTCGAGTACCAGCAGGTCGTGATCAAGGCCTTCTCCGTCTTCGGCAGCGTCGAGGTCCGCGTCCCGGAGAACGTGTCGCTGCGCGGCACCGGCGGTGGCGTGCTCGGCAATTTCGAGGTGCACACCCTCGACTCCGACGAGCCCGACGCCCCCGTCGTCTACGTGGACGGCTGGGCCGTGCTGGGCCATGTGGAGGCGCGTCCGAAGCGCGGCAAGGTGGTCGCGGACCTCCTGGACCGGGTGCACCGCCGCGTCGAGAAGGGTTTGCGCAAGCACCTCTAG
- a CDS encoding WhiB family transcriptional regulator, protein MLQPPHSSLQVAAVPAQRGPVRDRDQDAPWHTEAVCRRDEAGLFFAPSKEPTAARLSREEAAKRVCARCPVMVECREHALLQPEPYGVWGGLTAAERRVVLARRRRREAELKKTPRTSAAHIAAAG, encoded by the coding sequence GTGCTGCAACCGCCGCATTCGTCCCTGCAGGTAGCTGCCGTTCCGGCCCAGCGGGGGCCGGTGCGGGACAGGGACCAAGACGCTCCGTGGCACACCGAGGCGGTGTGCCGGCGCGACGAGGCCGGACTGTTCTTCGCCCCCTCCAAGGAACCGACCGCCGCCCGGCTCTCCCGCGAGGAGGCCGCCAAGCGCGTCTGCGCCCGCTGTCCGGTCATGGTCGAGTGCCGCGAGCACGCCCTCCTCCAGCCCGAGCCCTACGGCGTCTGGGGCGGCCTCACCGCCGCCGAACGCCGCGTGGTCCTGGCCCGGCGCCGCCGCCGCGAGGCCGAACTGAAGAAGACCCCACGCACGTCGGCGGCCCACATAGCCGCGGCGGGTTGA
- the glpX gene encoding class II fructose-bisphosphatase, with protein sequence MTEHHLPSELDVPSEAPDRNLAMELVRVTEAAAMAAGRWVGRGDKNGADGAAVRAMRTLVHTVSMNGVVVIGEGEKDEAPMLFNGERVGDGTGAEVDIAVDPIDGTTLTANGMTNAIAVLAAAERGSMFDPSAVFYMDKLVTGPEAADFVDINAPVSVNIRRIAKAKRRTPEDVTVVILDRPRHQGLIKAVRETGARIKLISDGDVAGSILALREGTGIDLLLGVGGTPEGIISACAVKCLGGTIQGKLWPKDDEERQRAISAGHDLDRVLTTDDLVSGDNVFFVATGITDGELLRGVRYRSETATTDSIVMRSKSGTVRRIDSEHRLSKLRAYSAVDFDRAK encoded by the coding sequence ATGACCGAGCATCATCTGCCGTCCGAGCTGGACGTCCCCTCAGAGGCCCCCGACCGCAACCTCGCCATGGAACTGGTGCGGGTCACCGAGGCCGCGGCGATGGCCGCCGGCCGCTGGGTCGGGCGCGGTGACAAGAACGGCGCCGACGGTGCCGCCGTGCGTGCCATGCGGACCCTCGTCCACACCGTCTCGATGAACGGCGTCGTCGTCATCGGTGAGGGCGAGAAGGACGAGGCCCCGATGCTCTTCAACGGGGAGCGGGTCGGCGACGGGACCGGCGCGGAGGTCGACATCGCCGTCGACCCGATCGACGGCACCACGCTGACCGCCAACGGCATGACCAACGCCATCGCGGTGCTGGCCGCCGCCGAGCGCGGCTCCATGTTCGACCCGTCCGCCGTCTTCTACATGGACAAGCTGGTCACCGGCCCGGAGGCCGCCGACTTCGTCGACATCAACGCGCCGGTGTCCGTGAACATCCGCCGGATCGCCAAGGCCAAACGGCGCACCCCCGAGGACGTCACCGTCGTCATCCTCGACCGCCCTCGCCACCAGGGCCTGATCAAGGCGGTCCGGGAGACCGGCGCCCGCATCAAGCTGATCTCCGACGGCGACGTGGCCGGCTCCATCCTGGCGCTGCGCGAGGGCACCGGCATCGACCTGCTCCTCGGTGTCGGGGGCACCCCCGAGGGCATCATCTCGGCCTGCGCGGTGAAGTGCCTGGGCGGCACCATCCAGGGCAAGCTGTGGCCGAAGGACGACGAGGAGCGGCAGCGCGCGATCAGTGCCGGGCACGACCTGGACCGCGTCCTGACCACCGACGACCTGGTCTCCGGGGACAACGTCTTCTTCGTCGCGACCGGCATCACCGACGGTGAGCTGCTGCGCGGGGTGCGGTACCGGTCGGAGACGGCGACGACCGACTCGATCGTGATGCGGTCCAAGTCGGGGACGGTGCGGAGGATCGATTCCGAGCATCGGCTGAGCAAGCTGCGGGCGTACAGCGCGGTGGATTTCGACCGGGCGAAGTGA
- a CDS encoding DUF4245 domain-containing protein yields MAGTKGKQKSARDMILSLGLIVLAAGVIWIFIPHDDGEPDVKRVDYRVELLTAQRAASYPVAAPEGLSQDWKPTSVRFQGDDFDAWHLGFHAPDGEYVAVEQSTQKPASFIEDASQGSRATERTEEIGGRTWTRYTGGRYDALVLEGDSAMKGATTVVAGTGSFEQLGKMAAALKLA; encoded by the coding sequence GTGGCAGGTACGAAAGGCAAGCAGAAGTCGGCCCGGGACATGATTCTCTCCCTCGGGCTCATCGTCCTCGCGGCGGGCGTCATCTGGATCTTCATCCCGCACGACGACGGCGAACCGGACGTCAAGCGGGTCGACTACCGGGTGGAGCTGCTGACCGCGCAGCGCGCCGCGTCGTACCCGGTGGCGGCGCCCGAGGGTCTGTCCCAGGACTGGAAGCCGACCTCCGTCCGCTTCCAGGGCGACGACTTCGACGCCTGGCACCTGGGTTTCCACGCCCCGGACGGCGAGTACGTGGCGGTCGAGCAGTCCACGCAGAAGCCGGCCTCGTTCATCGAGGACGCCAGCCAGGGGTCGCGGGCCACCGAGCGGACCGAGGAGATCGGCGGCCGCACGTGGACCCGGTACACGGGTGGCCGGTACGACGCGCTGGTGCTGGAGGGTGACTCCGCCATGAAGGGCGCGACGACGGTCGTGGCCGGCACGGGGTCGTTCGAGCAGCTGGGGAAGATGGCGGCGGCGCTGAAGCTGGCGTGA
- a CDS encoding malonic semialdehyde reductase, translating into MSLVLDPAAQDLLFREARTANTFTDEPVTDEQVQAIYDLVKYGPTAFNQSPLRITLVRSPEARERLVQHMAEGNRPKTAAAPLVAILSADNEFHDELPQLFPHFPQAKDAFFSERPAREGAALLNSALQAAYFIVGVRAAGLAAGPMTGVDFEGVRKEFLDDDHTPLMVVNIGRPGPDAWFPRSPRLSYDQVVTTV; encoded by the coding sequence ATGTCTCTCGTTCTTGACCCCGCCGCCCAGGACCTGCTGTTCCGCGAGGCCCGCACCGCGAACACCTTCACCGACGAGCCGGTGACCGACGAGCAGGTGCAGGCGATCTACGACCTGGTCAAGTACGGCCCGACCGCCTTCAACCAGTCCCCCCTGCGCATCACGCTGGTCCGCTCCCCCGAGGCCCGCGAGCGCCTCGTGCAGCACATGGCCGAGGGCAACCGGCCCAAGACGGCCGCCGCCCCGCTGGTCGCGATCCTCTCGGCGGACAACGAGTTCCACGACGAGCTGCCGCAGCTCTTCCCGCACTTCCCGCAGGCCAAGGACGCCTTCTTCAGCGAGCGCCCGGCGCGCGAGGGTGCCGCCCTGCTGAACTCCGCGCTCCAGGCCGCGTACTTCATCGTCGGCGTCCGCGCCGCGGGCCTGGCCGCCGGCCCGATGACCGGCGTCGACTTCGAGGGCGTCCGCAAGGAGTTCCTGGACGACGACCACACCCCGCTGATGGTCGTCAACATCGGCCGCCCGGGCCCGGACGCCTGGTTCCCGCGCTCCCCGCGCCTCTCCTACGACCAGGTCGTCACGACGGTCTGA
- a CDS encoding DUF4287 domain-containing protein, with protein MTATVKGPASYFPAIEKKYGRPVAEWKELIRSSPLTKHMELVGWLKTEHGLGHGHANALVAHTLAEGTAKEG; from the coding sequence ATGACCGCCACCGTGAAGGGCCCGGCCTCCTACTTCCCCGCCATCGAGAAGAAGTACGGCCGTCCGGTCGCCGAGTGGAAGGAGCTCATCCGCTCCTCGCCGCTCACCAAGCACATGGAACTGGTCGGCTGGCTCAAGACCGAGCACGGCCTGGGCCACGGGCACGCCAACGCGCTGGTCGCGCACACGCTGGCGGAGGGCACGGCGAAGGAGGGCTAG
- a CDS encoding exodeoxyribonuclease VII small subunit: MTSEVEQPTAMSEALGYEQARDELIEVVRRLEAGGTTLEESLALWERGEELAKVCRRRLDGARARLDAALAEETGTEDEGDEGDESL, translated from the coding sequence ATGACCAGCGAGGTGGAGCAGCCGACGGCCATGTCCGAGGCGCTCGGGTACGAGCAGGCGCGGGACGAGCTGATCGAGGTCGTCCGGCGGCTGGAGGCCGGCGGTACGACGCTGGAGGAATCCCTCGCCCTGTGGGAGCGGGGCGAGGAACTGGCGAAGGTGTGCCGCCGCCGCCTCGACGGCGCCCGGGCCCGCCTGGACGCGGCCCTGGCCGAGGAGACGGGCACGGAGGACGAGGGCGACGAGGGGGACGAGTCCCTCTAG
- the xseA gene encoding exodeoxyribonuclease VII large subunit, with amino-acid sequence MAVNSTPESPLPVGEVSRLIGGWIDRLGAVWIEGQITQLSRRPGAGVVFLTLRDPSYDISVSVTCYRQVFDAVADVVGEGARVVVHAKPEWYAPRGQLSLRAAEIKPVGVGELLARLEQLKKALAREGLFAPERKKPLPFLPRLIGLVCGRASAAERDVLENARHRWPAVRFEVRNVPVQGVHAVPQVVQAVKELDARDDVDVIVVARGGGSVEDLLPFSDEQLVRAVAACRTPVVSAIGHEPDNPLLDHVADLRASTPTDAAKKVVPDVGEEYERVRQLRDRARRCVAAFVDREERGLAHALARPSIQDPHRMTEERAEQVTALLDRGRRSLRHHLDRADSELTHTHARVVALSPAATLKRGYAVLQRADGHAVRDPGEVEPGETLRARVAEGDFSVRVDA; translated from the coding sequence ATGGCTGTTAACTCCACTCCCGAAAGCCCGCTGCCCGTGGGTGAGGTGTCGCGGCTGATCGGAGGGTGGATCGACCGGCTCGGCGCGGTCTGGATCGAGGGGCAGATCACACAGCTGTCGCGGCGGCCGGGCGCGGGGGTCGTGTTCCTGACGCTGCGCGACCCGTCGTACGACATCTCCGTGAGCGTCACCTGCTACCGGCAGGTGTTCGACGCGGTGGCGGACGTGGTCGGCGAGGGTGCCCGGGTGGTCGTGCACGCCAAGCCGGAGTGGTACGCGCCGCGTGGGCAGCTGTCGCTGCGGGCCGCCGAGATCAAGCCCGTGGGTGTCGGGGAGCTGCTGGCGCGGCTGGAGCAGCTGAAGAAGGCCCTCGCGCGGGAGGGGCTCTTCGCGCCGGAGCGGAAGAAGCCGCTGCCGTTCCTGCCGCGGTTGATCGGCCTCGTGTGCGGCCGGGCCTCGGCGGCCGAGCGGGACGTCCTGGAGAACGCCCGGCACCGCTGGCCGGCCGTCCGCTTCGAGGTGCGCAACGTCCCCGTGCAGGGCGTGCACGCGGTGCCACAGGTGGTGCAGGCGGTGAAGGAGCTGGACGCGAGGGACGACGTGGACGTGATCGTCGTCGCGCGCGGCGGCGGCAGCGTCGAGGATCTGCTGCCGTTCTCCGACGAGCAGCTGGTGCGCGCGGTCGCCGCGTGCCGTACGCCGGTCGTCTCGGCGATCGGGCACGAGCCGGACAATCCCCTCCTCGACCACGTCGCCGACCTGCGCGCCTCCACACCGACCGACGCCGCGAAGAAGGTCGTGCCGGACGTCGGCGAGGAGTACGAGCGGGTACGGCAGCTGCGCGACCGCGCCCGCCGGTGCGTGGCGGCGTTCGTCGACCGCGAGGAGCGGGGACTGGCCCACGCGCTGGCCCGGCCGTCGATACAGGATCCGCACCGGATGACCGAGGAGCGGGCCGAGCAGGTGACGGCCCTGCTGGACCGGGGCCGCCGCTCGCTGCGGCACCACCTCGACCGGGCCGACTCCGAGCTGACGCACACACACGCGCGCGTGGTGGCCCTCTCCCCCGCCGCGACCCTCAAGCGGGGGTACGCCGTGCTCCAGCGGGCGGACGGCCACGCCGTCCGGGACCCCGGCGAGGTGGAGCCTGGTGAGACGCTGCGGGCGCGTGTCGCCGAGGGCGATTTCTCCGTACGAGTCGACGCATAG